The window CCTGCTAGCAGATCGGCGTGAATGCTTTGACAACGAGATGTCAGGCATCGGCCGCGGTGCAGCGTCGGGCTGCCTCCGCCTCAGGCGGCGGCGATCACCTCGATCTCGACGAGCCAGTCTTCGCGCAGGGTCTGGACGACGATTGCGGTGGTCGGGATCGCGCGGCCGCCGAGAGCGGCGAGACGAGCGTTCTGATTGGCTTCGACGAAGCTGGCATCGCGCAGATAGCTGGTCAGGCGCACGATGTTGTCGACACTCATGCTCGCCGAGGCGAGGATCGCGCGCAGGTTGTTCCAGATCAGCGTGAGCTGTTCATCGAGGGTCGCACCAGGCTTTCCGGCCTCGTCGAGCCCCATCGTGCCGCTGACGAAGAGCAGCCGCTGCGGCGCGACCACCTCCATCGCGTGAGCGTAATCCGAGGTTGCCGGGTAGATGCCGCGGCTCGGATTGTGGGCGATCATCTGCATGGTTTCCTCCTCGCCGTCGTTGGGCTGAACGTTGTCTGGTGAGGGAGTGTTATGGCTGGAGGAGGTTCCTGCAGTAGCGGAAAAGCGAAAGCCGCACGAAATACAGATGGCATTCCGCTTCGGCCGTCTGTGCGGCGGGGAGGTGGCGTTTTCGGCGAAACGGTATCAGGCCTTCACAAGGACGGCCCGCTTTCGCAGCGCGCGCGAATCGTCTTGTCGCGTCCTTGTCGCACCCGGCAGGAAGGCTATTCTGGTGCTGGGGAAGCGGGGCTTGCATCTGCGGATGCGTTCAACTTGAAAGAGATTGATATGCTGCTTTCCTTCAAGCGTTTCAGCGCGCTCGCCGCTTTTGCGGCCCTGTCCAGCGGCCAGGCTTTTGCCCAGAGTCAGGCCGATCAGCTCGCGATGGCCTACCAGGCCGGTCGCAACCAGCTCGGAATCCTGAGCTATTGCGCCGAGAAAGGCCATGTCGGCGCCGATGTCGTCGCGATCCAGGCCAAGGTACTGGCGCTGATTCCGCCGCCGGCCGACAAGAGCGCCGGCGATACCGCAGAAGCCGCCGGCAAGAAGGGCACGATCGCGATGATGGGCGTGACCCAGGATCTCGAGACGATCGCCAAGGCGCAGGGCGGCACCGTCGCGACCTATTGCAAGCAGATCGGCGACGTCGTGCTGAAGGCTGCCGCGTCGCTGCCCAAGTGAGCTTAGCAACGGCCGCTCCTGCCAGCTTTCGGCAGAGCACGGCTTGACCTCAACCACGATCGAGGTCGTATCGACCCGGCTCCCGCATCTGCATTGAAGGAGCCGGGCATGCCCGACCATCCGATCGTCAACATCAGCGTCATCACGCCGAAGCCTGAATGCTTCGCCGAGTTCATGAACTTGCAGCTCGCCCAGCACCATGCCTTGCGCGGCAAGGTCGATGGGTTGGTCGGCGGGCGATTGTTCCGTTCCCGCGAGGATCGCGACGTGGTGCTAGTGACGATGTTCGAATCCGAGGACGCGGCCCTGCGCTTCAGCCGCGACGAGCGTTTCACCAGCCATCTGGCACGCGTGCGCCCGCTGCTGGAACGCGCCGTGCCCGGCGCCTATGACGTGGCTTATGAGGTCGGCTCGCTCTGACGAGCTGACCTGAAGTCTTGCATTCCGGCGCCACGGCGTGTAAGGCGCGCCCTATCCCACATGGGGAGCATCACCTCGACACCGAGGCGTTCCGGTGACTGGTCAGCTTATGGCCGGCTCATTCGCTCCCCAGAGGCTCAACCGGAAGGACAAGAATACCATGGCTCTGCCAGATTTCTCCATGCGTCAGCTGCTCGAGGCCGGCGCCCATTTCGGCCACCAGTCGCATCGCTGGAACCCGAAGATGTCGCCGTTCATCTACGGGACGCGCAACAACATCCACATCCTCGACCTGTCGCAGTCGGTGCCGATGCTGTCGCGCGCCCTGCAGGCGGTCAGCGACACCGTTGCTCGCGGCGGCCGCGTCCTCTTCGTCGGCACCAAGCGCCAGGCGCAGGACGCCATCGCCGATGCCGCCAAGCGCTCGGCTCAGTACTATGTCAACTCCCGCTGGCTCGGCGGCATGCTGACCAACTGGAAGACCATCTCGGCTTCGATCCAGCGCCTGCGCAAGGTTGACGAGCTGCTGAGCGGCGCCAGCACCGGCCTGACCAAGAAGGAGCGCCTGATGCTGGCGCGTGAGCGCGACAAGCTCGAGAAGGCGCTCGGCGGCATCAAGGACATGGGCGGCACGCCCGACATGATCTTCGTGATCGACACCAACAAGGAAGCGCTCGCGATCAAGGAGGCCCAGCGCCTCGGCATCCCGGTCGCGGCCATCATCGACTCCAACAGCGATCCGGATGGCATCACCTTCCCGGTTCCGGCCAATGACGATGCCGGCCGCGCCATCCAGCTCTATTGCGATCTCGTTGCGCGTTCGGCCATCGACGGCATCTCGCGCGCCTCGGGCGACCATGGCGTCGACCTCGGTGCTGCCGAGACCCCGATCGTCGAGACGGCGATTGCCGAGCCGGCGGCTGCCGAAGGCCAGGCTCAGGCTTTCGAGTTGCTGACCGGACCGCGTGGTGCACCGGACGACTTCATGAAGCTCTCGGGCATGGGTCCGGAGATCGTGCAGAAGCTCAACGATGGCGGCATCTTCCACTTCTGGCAGCTCGCTGCCATGACGCCGGCAGAGGTCACCAAGATCGATCATGACCTGAAGCTCGCCGGCCGCATCGAGCGTGACGGCTGGGTTGCCCAGGCGCGCGATCTCGCCGACGCCTGATCTCCCGATTGCGACGCGTCATCGGCGTATCGCACTTCGATACCTGACTAAAGCCGAAGCAGCGCCGACGACCGGAAACGGAGCGTCGGCGTTTGCCAATCCAGGCTTCGATTTTTCGACAGTGCGGTACGCCACCGGGCGAACGCCGCAAGACAGCAAGGACGACGCAAATGGCTGCGATCACCGCCGGCATGGTGAAAGAACTCCGCGACAAGACCGGCGCGGGCATGATGGACTGCAAGACCGCGCTGTCGGCCACCGACGGCAACATGGAAGCCGCTATCGACTGGCTGCGCGCCAAGGGCCTGTCCAAGGCCGCCAAGAAGGCCGGCCGCGTCGCCGCCGAAGGCCTCGTCGCCGTTGCCGTGCGCGGCCATAGCGGCGTCGTCGTCGAGGTCAACTCCGAGACCGACTTCGTCGCCCGCAATCTCGAGTTCCAGGCTCTGGCCCGCACCATCGCCGATGTCGCGCTCGAGCGCGGCGGCGATGTCGAGGCGCTGGCCGCCCATCACTATCCGGGCGGCGGCACGGTCGCCGACGCGATCGCCAACGCCATCGCCACGATCGGCGAGAACATGACGCTGCGCCGCGTCGGCTCGGTTTCCGTCTCGGCCGGCGTGATCGGTTCCTATGTCCACGGCGCGGTCGCCGACGGGCTCGGCAAGATCGGCGTCATCGTCGGCCTGGAGACTGCCGGCAAGGGCGATGAGCTCACAGCGCTTGGCCGTCAGCTCGCCATGCACATCGCCGCGACCAACCCGGTGGCGCTCGACCTGGCTTCGGTCGATCCGGCGGTGCTGGAGCGCGAGAAGGCGATCCTGGCCGAGAAGAATGCCGGCAAGCCCGAGCACGTCCTCGCCAAGATCGTCGAGAGCGGGATGAAGAGCTACGCCAAGGAGTACTGCCTGCTCGAGCAGGGCTATATCCATGACGGCTCGAAGTCGGTCTCCCAGGTGCTGAAGGGGGCTGAAGGCAAGGTCGGCGGTCCGATCAAGCTCACCGGCTTCGCCCGCTTCGCGCTCGGCGAGGGCATCCAGAAGGAAGAGACCGACTTCGCCGCCGAAGTCGCGGCCGCTGGCGGCACGACGGGCTGACAAGCTCGTTGATAGAGATGAGAAAGGCCGCGCCTGGCGCGGCCTTTTTTGTAAGTAGGAAAGACCGGCCTGCCGATTCGGCTGCTGCCGGAGCATGGCGCAGGAAATGGAGAGCCCCGATGAGACCTAAACGTGTTCTCGTGAAGCTCTCCGGCGAAGCCCTTGCAGGAACTGCAGGAAACGGCCTCGACGGCGCTACGCTGACAGCGCTCGCTGCCGACATTGCCCATGCCTCGCACGAGGGCGTCGAGATCGGCATCGTCGTCGGCGGCGGCAACTTCTTCCGCGGTGTGCAAGGCCTCAACAAAGGCCTCGACCGGACAACGGCCGATTCGATCGGCATGCTTGGCACGGTGATGAACGCGCTCGCACTAGAGCATTCTATCGAGGCGGCCGGCGCCCCGGCGCGCGCCATGTCGGCAGTACCGATGCCCTCGCTCTGCGAGAGCTATGCGCGCAAGCGGGCGCTCGACCATCTCAGCCACGGCAAGGTCGTCATTCTCGGCGGCGGCACCGGCAACCCCTATTTCACTACCGATACCGGCGCAGCGCTGCGTGCGGCCGAGCTCGACTGCAGCCATCTGCTCAAGGCAACGCAGGTCGATGGCGTCTACTCGGCCGATCCGAAAAAGGATCCACACGCGACCCGCTACGACACGCTGACCCATGAGGACGCGATCAGGCGCGATCTCAAGGTGATGGACACCGCCGCCTTCGCGCTGGCGCGCGATGCGGGCCTGACCATCGTGGTCTTCTCGATCGCGGAAAAGGGTGCGCTCGCGGCCGTGCTGCGCGGCGAGGGCAGGGCGACCTACGTCACGCCCTGACAGTCAGTAATTCGGCCAGTTGCCGGGCGTCATGATCTCCAGCAGGTGACCGTCGGGATCGCGGAAATAGATGCTGGTGCCGCCGCGATTCCAGGCCATCCGCCCCTCGATCGATACGCCCTGCTGCTCCAGCTGCGCTTCCCACGCGGCCAGTTCGTCGGCATCGACGGCGAAGCAAATGTGAAGCGGACCGTGGCCGTCATGCGGCGGGATGCTGCCGCGCTCCGAGGTCTGGGGTTCCACCGACGCGCCGCGCTGGAATAGCAGCAGGACGTTCTGCCCGCCGATGTCGTAGGCGAACAGCGTTCTGGTCCTGAGCATGGAGTTGAGGCCGAGCGTTCCCTCATAGAACTCCGCCGCGCGGTCGAGATCGTCGACATAGAGCGCGGTTTCGACGATGCGGTTCAGCCGGGGCATGCGAATCTCCTGGCGACGGCGGCCGTTCGCATGGCCGCAAGATTGACCTAGGCATTGCTCCGGGTCTTGGCCAGCGCAGCAGCCGGTCTATTGACCGTGTGCAAGCGGTCGAGATCCGATTCCCCTTGCAGACCTGCCGGGGAAAATGCTGTTGACGCATAAATCCTTGACCATGGGGCGGGTGCTCGCCATGGTCGCGCGCATTTCCAGCTCTATCCAGCTGGTTTCGACAAGGTTTTGAAGACGATGGCCCAAATCACTTTCGATCTCGCCGCCCTCAACCGCCGCATGGACGGCGGCGTGCAGAAGTTCAAGAGCGACTTGGCTTCGCTTCGCACCGGCCGCGCCTCGGCCAATGTGCTCGATCCGATCACGGTCGAGGCCTATGGCGCGCGCACGCCGCTGAGCCAGCTCGCCACCGTCAGCGTGCCCGAGCCGCGCCTGCTCTCGGTCCAGGTCTGGGACCGCAGCATGGTCCAGGCGGTCGAGAAGGCGATCCGCGAATCCGATCTCGGCCTCAATCCCCAGACCGAGGGGCAGGTGCTGCGCATCCGCATTCCGGAGCTCAACGAGCAGCGCCGCAAGGAGATGGTCAAGGTCGCGCACAAATATGCCGAAGACGCCAAAGTGGCCGTCCGGCATGTGCGCCGCGACGGCATGGACCTGATCAAGAAGCTGGAGAAGGACGGGCATATGCCCAAGGACGACGTCACCAAGCAGACCGATCTGGTCCAGAAGGCGACGGACAAGCATATCGGCGAGATCGATCAGGCTCTCGCCAACAAGGAAAAGGAAATCCTGCACGTCTGAGTGCGTGGCGCGGTGCCGTCCTGTATCATCGACGCATGGGCTGTCGCCCTGAAGAGGCATTCTAAATGTCAGATGGCCCGCGCCCGGCAGCGCCTGATCCGGCCCCCGCTCATGTCGCGATCATCATGGATGGGAATGGCCGCTGGGCGCAGATGCGTGGCCTGCCGCGCCAGGAGGGACACCGGCGCGGCCTCGAAGCCTTGCGGCGCACGGTCCGTAACGCAGCCGATCTCGGCATCCGGGTCCTGACGCTCTATTCGTTCTCGACCGAGAACTGGCGCCGGCCGATGGCCGAGGTCTCCTTCCTGCTGGGGCTACTGCGCCGGTTCGTCGAGAACGATCTCGCCGAATTGAACGAGGCGGGCGTACGCGTGCGCATCATCGGCAGTCGCGAGGATCTGGCTCCCGACCTGCGTGCCCTGGTCGAGCGCGCCGAGACCATGACGCAAGGCAATGTCGGATTGACCCTGGTCGTCGCCTTCAACTACGGCTCGCGCGACGAGATCACACGCATGGCGTGCAATCTTGCGCGGGACGTCGCGGCCGGTCGGCTCATGCCCGAGGCGGTCGATGAGGAGATGCTGGCGTCGCGTCTCGATACCGCCTCACTGCCGGATCCCGATCTGGTGATCCGCACCTCCGGCGAGACCCGCATCTCGAACTTCCTGCTCTGGCAGGCGGCCTATGCCGAATTCGTGTTCACGCCGGTGCTCTGGCCGGATTTCGATCGCAAGGCACTCGAGGAGGCGTTGGCCGAATTCCATCGCCGCGAGCGCCGCTATGGCGGCGTCGGCCAGCCGGCCGAAGCCAAGGTAGGGGTCGCGTGAATGAGACGGGCCCAAGAGCGGGCGCATCCGAGCTTCGCCTGCGGGTCATCTCGGCGCTGGTGCTTGCCGTGGTCATCCTCGGCGTCACTTTGCTCGGAGGCTGGCCCTTCCGCCTGATCTGGACGATCGTCGCCGGCGTCGTTGCCTATGAATGGCTCGCAATGGTCAGCCGCGGGAACGCGGTCGCCGGTGGGATCGGAGTCGGCCTCGCTGGACTCGCACTCGGCTTCCTGCCGGTGAGTGGTGCAGCGCTCGCGGGCGTCGCGGCGTTCGCTGGCCTGATCGGCGCGGTCGTGACGACCCAGGCCGCCAACCAGCGCCTGCTCGAAGCTTGCGGTGTCGCCTACGCGCTCTGCTTTGCGCTGGTAACCCCGACGCTGCGCGATGCGCCCGAAATCGGGCTCGCTTTGATCATCTGGACTTTCGCGGTGGTCTGGTTCACCGACATCGCCGCCTATTTCACCGGCCGGGCACTGGGCGGGCCGAAGCTGCTGCCGCGCGTCAGCCCGAAGAAGACCTGGTCGGGCGCGCTCGGCGGTGCCTTGGCTGGAACCCTGTGCGGCACCGCCGTTTGGGCGTTCTTCTTCCCGGGGCTGCCATCGGGTCTCTGGCCGGTGCTGGCCGTCTCGCTCGCCGCCTCGACGGCAAGTCAGGCGGGTGACCTGTTCGAATCGTCGATCAAGCGGCGTTTCGGCGCCAAGGATTCAAGCCATCTGATTCCCGGCCATGGCGGTTTCCTCGATCGGCTCGACGGCTATTGGGCCGTGCTAGTCTTCGCTGGCCTGCTGCTTTATCTGGCGCGCTTGGGACACTGATCATCCGATGCGCCGCACCGTCACGATACTGGGAGCCACGGGCTCTATCGGCCGCTCGACGCGTGCCGTGATTGCCGAGAATCCGGAGCGGCTGCAGGTCGCTGCGCTCGTCGCTGGTCGCGATGCGGCGGGGCTGGCGCGGATTGCTCGTGAGACAGGCGCAAGCTTCGCGGCCGTTGCGGATGAAGGGCAGGGAAGGGAGCTCGCCGCGGCGCTAGCCGGTAGCGGCATCCGCTGCGGCGCCGGCCGGGAGGCGGTGCTCGAAGCAGTGGCGCAAGACAGCGACATCGTCGTCAGTGCCATCTCCGGAGCAGCCGGGCTGGAGGCGACCTTCGCCGCACTGAAACCGGGCCGTGTCGTTGCGCTTGCCAACAAGGAGAGCCTGGTCTGCGCCGGAGCTGCGGTGATGGCGCGGGCGAGGGCGGTCGGCGCCCGCATCCTGCCGCTCGATTCCGAGCACAACGCCTTGTTCCAGGTGCTCGGAGCCGAGTCGATCTCTGCGGTCCGCACCATGACGTTGACCGCCTCCGGCGGTCCGTTCCGAACCTGGTCGGCTGAGCGCATCGCCAGTGCAACGCCCGAGCAGGCACTGGCTCATCCGAATTATGCGATGGGCGCCAAGATCACGATCGACTCGGCCAGCATGATGAACAAGGGCCTCGAGTTGATCGAAGCCTCGTTCCTGTTTGGGCTCGACGCCGATCAGCTCGAGGTGCTGGTCCATCCGCAGCAGATCGTGCACGGCCTCGTCACCTTCCGCGACGGCTCGGTCAGCGCCGGCATGGCGGTGCCGGACATGCGCGTGGCGGCAGCCCATTGCCTCGGAATCGACGGACGGTTCGATGCGCCGCCGACCCGCTTCCTCGATCTGGTCGCAGCCGGGCCGCTCGCCTTCGAACGGCCCGATTTTGCCCGTTTCCCGGCGCTGGGTCTCGCCATCGCCGCTCTGGCTGAAGGCGGCGCGGCGCCGGCCGTGCTGAATGCTGCCAATGAGATTGCCGTCGAGGCCTTCCTCGACCGGCAGATCAGTTTTCCGGCGATTCCGGCGCTGGTCGAGGCCGTCTGCGCCCAAGGGGAGGCGACGTCGCAGCCCCCCGCCGATGTGGCCGAAGCCCTTGCCGTTGACCAAGATGCGAGAAACCGGACCCGCGCGCTCTTGTCCGGAGGCCGCTTCACTGTCACCTAGTGACTGAAGTCGGGAGAGTTTTATGGATATCATCGGATCGGTCTGGCACGCGGGCAGCTTCCTGCTGGGCTATCTGTTGCCATTCCTGTTTGTCCTCACGCTCGTCGTATTCGTGCACGAACTCGGCCATTTCCTGGTCGGGCGCTGGTGCGGCGTCGATGTGAAGACGTTCTCGATCGGTTTCGGCCGCGAGCTGTTCGGCTTCAACGACCGGCACGGCACGCGCTGGCGCTTCGCGCTGATTCCGCTCGGCGGCTACGTCAAGTTTTCTGGAGATCTCGACGCCGCGAGCTCGACTGATACCGGTGCCCTCTCCGGCATGAGCCGCGAGGAGCGCGAGCGGTCATTCCCGGCCCAGTCGATCGGAGAACGAGCGGCGATCGTTGCCGCGGGGCCGATTGCGAACTTCCTGCTCGCCATCCTGATCTTTGGTGCAACGGCCTATTTCATGGGCAAGCCGACGCTGGCTCCGCGCGTCGACAGCGTTGCTGTTGGCGGGGCGGCGGCGCGCGCCGGCTTGCAATCCGGGGACCTGGTCCGCCTGGTCGATGGGCGTGCGATCAAGAGCTTCAGCGATCTTCAGCGCGCGATCTCGATCCGCCCTGGCGAAACCCTGCCCGTGACCGTTGATCGCGGGGGCGCCGCGATCGTCCTTTCGGTGACGCCCGATCTGGTCGAAACCTCATCGCCGCTCGGCAAGCAGAGGCTGGGGATCATTGGCGTGCAGGCATCGGCGAAGCCGGAGGATTGGTCGACCCAGCACTTCAGCCTAGGCGAATCCGTGCTGCTCGGCATGAGCGAGACCTGGTTCGTAGTCGAGCGGACCTATGACTACATAGCTAAGTTGATCAAGGGGAAGGAATCGACCGACCAGCTGTCGGGGCCGATCCGCATCGCCCAGGTCTCGGGCATCGTCGCCTCCAGCGGCGGCCTATTGGCGCTGATCAATCTGGCGGCACTGCTGTCGGTTTCGATCGGGCTGATGAATCTGTTCCCGGTGCCGATGCTCGATGGCGGCCATCTGCTGTTTTATGCGATCGAAGCGCTACGCGGAAAACCGCTGAGCGAGCGAGCGCAGGAGATCGGCTTCCGACTCGGCCTGGGACTCGTCCTGATGTTGATGCTTTTCGTGACCTGGAACGACCTCGTCCATGTTCGTTCGCTGCTCTGACGCCGGGACTTTCGTTGCCGTTGCAAACTAGCTTGCACCGAGCTGACAACGATCACCGCCAAGGCCATCCCGCGCCAGTGGATTATGGCTTTTTATGGCCCGTTTTCGTTGGATGGCTCGGTTTTTCGGGCAGTGCGCGTGACCTCCCGGCAACGACTCCCGCAAAAATCTTTTGTTAACGACAATGGCGGTTTGCACCCCGCGGGAAACTTTGTAGAAGCGTTTGGTCTTCAATGTCGCCGAGCCTCGCCCGTAGCGGGGTCCCCCTTACTCGGGGTGGCGACCCAAAGAATGGAATAGGCGACCCGATGACGTCGACGCTTCAGAGCCGGTCCTTGCGCATGCGGCTCTCTCGATCAGTCGGACTTGCGGCCATCATGGTGGCCGTCAGCGGTAGCGTGGTGTTCGCGCAGTCCGTACTTGTCCAGGGCAACCGTCGTGTCGATGCGGAGACGATCCGCTCCTATGCGACGGGGCAGGGCTCAAGCCCGCAGGAGATTCGCCAGAATCTCATGGCGACCGGCCTGTTCTCGAACGTTCAGGTCAGCCGCCGCGGCGCGCAGACCGTCGTCTCGGTCCAGGAGAACGATACGATCAATCGCGTTGCCTTCGAGGGCAACCGTCGTCTGAAGGGCGACGTCCTGCTTGGCCAGGTCCAGTCCAAGGCCCGCGGTCCGCTGAGCCAGCAGCTCATCGATGCCGATGTCGAGCGCCTCAAGGAAGTCTACCGTCGCGCCGGCTACGGCCTGGCTACGATCAGCGGCCGCATCCAGCCGCTGCCGAACGGCCGCTCGGACGTGGTCTTCACGGTCGTGGAGAGCGGCAAGACAGGCATCAAGTCGATCAACTTCACTGGCAACGGCGCTTATTCCTCGTCGCGCTTGCGCGGCCTGATGAGCTCGACCGAGTCGAACTTCCTGAGCTGGATCAAGACCTCCGACGTCTACGATCCGGACCGGATCAACTCCGATCTTGAGCTGATTCGGCGCTACTATCTGAAGAACGGCTACGCCGACTTCCGCATCGTCTCGAACGATGCCCGCTTCGATGATGCAGCTGGCGGCTGGGTCGTCGACGTCGCCGTCGATGAAGGCCCACAATACAAGGTCGGCAATGTCTCGGTCGATTCCCGACTGCGTGACGTCGATCCGGCTGCGCTGCAGTCGCTCGTCAACACCTCTGCCGGCGACACCTACAATGCCGAGTCGGTCGAGCGCTCGCTGGTCACTCTGACCACTGAGGTGGCGAAGCGCGGCTACGCTTTTGCGCAGGTCCGCCCACGCGGTGAGCGCGACGCCGCCGGCCAGCAGATCGGCATCACCTATGTGGTCGAGGAAGGGCCGCGGGTCTATGTCGAGCGCATCAATGTGCGCGGCAACACCCGCACCCGCGATTATGTCGTCCGCCGCGAGCTCGATCTCGGCGAAGGCGACGCTTACAACAAGGTCTTCGTTGACCGCGCCGAGCGCCGCCTCAACAATCTCGGCTTCTTCAACAAGGTTCGTATCACCAACGAGCCGGGCAGCGCGCCCGATCGCGTGGTCGTCAACATCGACGTCGAGGACAAGGCGACTGGCTCGTTCTCGGTCGCCGGCGGTTACTCGACCTCGGACGGCGTCATCGGCGAGGTATCGCTGTCGGAGTCGAACTTCCTCGGCCGCGGTCAGTATGTCCGCATCGCTGGCACCATGGGTCAGCGTACCCAGGGCATCGACTTCTCGTTCACCGAGCCCTACTTCCTCGGCCACCGCATCGCGGCCGGCTTCGACCTGTTCTCGAAGTTCAACGACAACACCAATGTCGGGTATTTCGAGAGCCGCGTGACCGGCGGCCAGGTCCGTTTCTCCTTCCCGATCACGGAAGAGTTCTCGATCACGCCGCGCTATTCGATCTACACGACCGAAATCAAGATCCCGAATAGCTTCTCGAAGCCGTATAACGACTGTAGCGTCCCGCTCGAAGGGATCACACCCGGGACGACGGGCGCCGTGGCGGCTTCGGTGGGCGGCCTCAACTGCCTGACGAATGGCGAAGCGACGGTCGCGGTCAAGGAAGCGCAGGGCACGACGCTGACCTCGCTGGTCGGCCTGAATTTCAACTACAATTCGCTCGACAATTACCAGAGCCCGCGCAACGGCTTCATCGCCGAGCTCAAGCCGGAATTCGCGGGCGTCGGTGGCGACTCGAAGTTCCTGCGCGTCAGTGCCGATGCGCGCTACTATCGCGAGTTCCTCGAGGACTTCGTCGGCATTGCGCGCGTCCAGGCCGGTCACGTTCAGGCCACCGGCGACGATCTGCGCATGATCGACCATTACTTCCTCGGCCCGACACTGGTGCGTGGTTTCGCGCCCTCCGGCATCGGCCCGCGCGACGTGCTCAACGATCCGACCGGCAACGCACTCGGCGGCACGACCTATTTCGGTGGCTCGCTCGAAGTGCA is drawn from Bosea sp. Tri-49 and contains these coding sequences:
- a CDS encoding RidA family protein, with amino-acid sequence MQMIAHNPSRGIYPATSDYAHAMEVVAPQRLLFVSGTMGLDEAGKPGATLDEQLTLIWNNLRAILASASMSVDNIVRLTSYLRDASFVEANQNARLAALGGRAIPTTAIVVQTLREDWLVEIEVIAAA
- a CDS encoding pore-forming ESAT-6 family protein, giving the protein MLLSFKRFSALAAFAALSSGQAFAQSQADQLAMAYQAGRNQLGILSYCAEKGHVGADVVAIQAKVLALIPPPADKSAGDTAEAAGKKGTIAMMGVTQDLETIAKAQGGTVATYCKQIGDVVLKAAASLPK
- a CDS encoding putative quinol monooxygenase, with amino-acid sequence MPDHPIVNISVITPKPECFAEFMNLQLAQHHALRGKVDGLVGGRLFRSREDRDVVLVTMFESEDAALRFSRDERFTSHLARVRPLLERAVPGAYDVAYEVGSL
- a CDS encoding 30S ribosomal protein S2, with the protein product MALPDFSMRQLLEAGAHFGHQSHRWNPKMSPFIYGTRNNIHILDLSQSVPMLSRALQAVSDTVARGGRVLFVGTKRQAQDAIADAAKRSAQYYVNSRWLGGMLTNWKTISASIQRLRKVDELLSGASTGLTKKERLMLARERDKLEKALGGIKDMGGTPDMIFVIDTNKEALAIKEAQRLGIPVAAIIDSNSDPDGITFPVPANDDAGRAIQLYCDLVARSAIDGISRASGDHGVDLGAAETPIVETAIAEPAAAEGQAQAFELLTGPRGAPDDFMKLSGMGPEIVQKLNDGGIFHFWQLAAMTPAEVTKIDHDLKLAGRIERDGWVAQARDLADA
- the tsf gene encoding translation elongation factor Ts → MAAITAGMVKELRDKTGAGMMDCKTALSATDGNMEAAIDWLRAKGLSKAAKKAGRVAAEGLVAVAVRGHSGVVVEVNSETDFVARNLEFQALARTIADVALERGGDVEALAAHHYPGGGTVADAIANAIATIGENMTLRRVGSVSVSAGVIGSYVHGAVADGLGKIGVIVGLETAGKGDELTALGRQLAMHIAATNPVALDLASVDPAVLEREKAILAEKNAGKPEHVLAKIVESGMKSYAKEYCLLEQGYIHDGSKSVSQVLKGAEGKVGGPIKLTGFARFALGEGIQKEETDFAAEVAAAGGTTG
- the pyrH gene encoding UMP kinase; translated protein: MRPKRVLVKLSGEALAGTAGNGLDGATLTALAADIAHASHEGVEIGIVVGGGNFFRGVQGLNKGLDRTTADSIGMLGTVMNALALEHSIEAAGAPARAMSAVPMPSLCESYARKRALDHLSHGKVVILGGGTGNPYFTTDTGAALRAAELDCSHLLKATQVDGVYSADPKKDPHATRYDTLTHEDAIRRDLKVMDTAAFALARDAGLTIVVFSIAEKGALAAVLRGEGRATYVTP
- a CDS encoding VOC family protein, producing the protein MPRLNRIVETALYVDDLDRAAEFYEGTLGLNSMLRTRTLFAYDIGGQNVLLLFQRGASVEPQTSERGSIPPHDGHGPLHICFAVDADELAAWEAQLEQQGVSIEGRMAWNRGGTSIYFRDPDGHLLEIMTPGNWPNY
- the frr gene encoding ribosome recycling factor, whose product is MAQITFDLAALNRRMDGGVQKFKSDLASLRTGRASANVLDPITVEAYGARTPLSQLATVSVPEPRLLSVQVWDRSMVQAVEKAIRESDLGLNPQTEGQVLRIRIPELNEQRRKEMVKVAHKYAEDAKVAVRHVRRDGMDLIKKLEKDGHMPKDDVTKQTDLVQKATDKHIGEIDQALANKEKEILHV
- a CDS encoding isoprenyl transferase; protein product: MSDGPRPAAPDPAPAHVAIIMDGNGRWAQMRGLPRQEGHRRGLEALRRTVRNAADLGIRVLTLYSFSTENWRRPMAEVSFLLGLLRRFVENDLAELNEAGVRVRIIGSREDLAPDLRALVERAETMTQGNVGLTLVVAFNYGSRDEITRMACNLARDVAAGRLMPEAVDEEMLASRLDTASLPDPDLVIRTSGETRISNFLLWQAAYAEFVFTPVLWPDFDRKALEEALAEFHRRERRYGGVGQPAEAKVGVA
- a CDS encoding phosphatidate cytidylyltransferase; protein product: MNETGPRAGASELRLRVISALVLAVVILGVTLLGGWPFRLIWTIVAGVVAYEWLAMVSRGNAVAGGIGVGLAGLALGFLPVSGAALAGVAAFAGLIGAVVTTQAANQRLLEACGVAYALCFALVTPTLRDAPEIGLALIIWTFAVVWFTDIAAYFTGRALGGPKLLPRVSPKKTWSGALGGALAGTLCGTAVWAFFFPGLPSGLWPVLAVSLAASTASQAGDLFESSIKRRFGAKDSSHLIPGHGGFLDRLDGYWAVLVFAGLLLYLARLGH
- the dxr gene encoding 1-deoxy-D-xylulose-5-phosphate reductoisomerase — translated: MRRTVTILGATGSIGRSTRAVIAENPERLQVAALVAGRDAAGLARIARETGASFAAVADEGQGRELAAALAGSGIRCGAGREAVLEAVAQDSDIVVSAISGAAGLEATFAALKPGRVVALANKESLVCAGAAVMARARAVGARILPLDSEHNALFQVLGAESISAVRTMTLTASGGPFRTWSAERIASATPEQALAHPNYAMGAKITIDSASMMNKGLELIEASFLFGLDADQLEVLVHPQQIVHGLVTFRDGSVSAGMAVPDMRVAAAHCLGIDGRFDAPPTRFLDLVAAGPLAFERPDFARFPALGLAIAALAEGGAAPAVLNAANEIAVEAFLDRQISFPAIPALVEAVCAQGEATSQPPADVAEALAVDQDARNRTRALLSGGRFTVT
- the rseP gene encoding RIP metalloprotease RseP, with translation MDIIGSVWHAGSFLLGYLLPFLFVLTLVVFVHELGHFLVGRWCGVDVKTFSIGFGRELFGFNDRHGTRWRFALIPLGGYVKFSGDLDAASSTDTGALSGMSREERERSFPAQSIGERAAIVAAGPIANFLLAILIFGATAYFMGKPTLAPRVDSVAVGGAAARAGLQSGDLVRLVDGRAIKSFSDLQRAISIRPGETLPVTVDRGGAAIVLSVTPDLVETSSPLGKQRLGIIGVQASAKPEDWSTQHFSLGESVLLGMSETWFVVERTYDYIAKLIKGKESTDQLSGPIRIAQVSGIVASSGGLLALINLAALLSVSIGLMNLFPVPMLDGGHLLFYAIEALRGKPLSERAQEIGFRLGLGLVLMLMLFVTWNDLVHVRSLL